The Excalfactoria chinensis isolate bCotChi1 chromosome 10, bCotChi1.hap2, whole genome shotgun sequence genome has a segment encoding these proteins:
- the LACTB gene encoding serine beta-lactamase-like protein LACTB, mitochondrial yields the protein MAGLARAVRRVAPVGLAAARHGESGGGRRWGWGLALGLALGVKAAGGGEADGGTEEAAAAAAPRRGFGAAIERSRDLLQRIKDEAGIPGILVGVSVDGKEVWSEGLGYADVENRVMCKPETIMRIASISKCLTMMAVAKLWEEGKLDLDAPVQKYVPEFPEKVYEGEKVTITTRLLVSHLSGIRHYEKDIAKVKEEKEKANRALKLTKSSQDKEQKEKDGEGIGKTDSVKPKKEHEGEVKSRHSKPGRRDKEFEHEEYYLKEKFESVIESLKIFKNDPLFFKPGSQFLYSTYGFTLLSAVVERVSGQKFTDYMLKMFRDLDMLSTVLDDNEAMIYNRARCYVYNKKGRLVNAPYVDNSYKWAGGGFLSSVGDLLKFGNALLYSYQAGQFRNTKGQLLPGYLKPDTVAMMWTPVPKTEVSWDRDGKYAMAWAVVEKKQQYGFCRRQRHYASHTGGAVGASSVLLILPEELDSEAEDTVAVAPPRGVIVSIICNMQSVSLNSTALKIAREFDQEKRAQCVD from the exons CGGCCCGGCACGGGGAgagcggcggcgggcggcgctggggctgggggctggcgCTCGGACTGGCGCTGGGCGTGAaggcggcggggggcggcgaGGCGGACGGCGGGACGGAggaggcggcggcagcggcggcacCGCGTCGGGGCTTCGGAGCGGCCATCGAGAGGAGCCGGGACCTGCTGCAGCGGATCAAG GATGAAGCGGGCATCCCAGGTATCCTGGTCGGAGTCTCTGTGGATGGAAAGGAGGTCTGGTCCGAAG GGCTGGGTTACGCTGACGTAGAGAATCGTGTGATGTGTAAGCCAGAGACCATCATGAGAATCGCCAGCATTAGCAAGTGTCTTACCATGATGGCTGTTGCTAAACTGTGGGAAGAGGGGAAGCTGGATTTAGATGCTCCAGTGCAGAAATATGTCCCTGAATTTCCAGAGAAAGTCTACGAGGGTGAAAAG GTCACTATTACCACAAGATTGCTAGTCTCACACTTGAGTGGGATTCGTCATTATGAAAAAgatattgcaaaagtaaaggaggaaaaggaaaaggcaaacaGAGCACTTAAACTAACAAAATCCAGCCaagataaagaacagaaagagaaggatgGCGAAGGCATCGGAAAGACTGATTCTGTCAAGCCAAAGAAGGAACACGAAGGTGAAGTAAAAAGCCGACATTCAAAACCTGGCAGGAGAGACAAGGAATTTGAGCACGAAGAGTATtacttaaaggaaaaatttGAGAGTGTGATTGAATCGCTGAAGATCTTTAAAAATGATCCTTTGTTCTTCAAACCAG gTAGCCAGTTCTTGTATTCAACATATGGCTTTACCCTCCTAAGTGCTGTTGTGGAGAGAGTTTCAGGGCAAAAATTTACAGATTACATGCTAAAAATGTTCCGTGACTTGGATATGCTGTCAACTGTGCTGGATGACAATGAAGCAATGATATATAACAGAGCAAG GTGTTACGTTTACAACAAAAAGGGACGTCTGGTAAACGCACCGTACGTGGACAACTCTTACAAGTGGGCTGGTGGAGGCTTCCTGTCATCAGTAGGTGACCTCCTGAAGTTTGGAAATGCCTTGTTGTACAGTTACCAAGCTGGACAATTTAGAAACACTAAGGGCCAGCTTCTGCCCGGGTACCTGAAACCAGACACAGTTGCAATGATGTGGACCCCGGTGCCAAAAACTGAAGTATCATGGGACAGGGATGGTAAATATGCAATGGCTTGGGCTGTagtagagaaaaaacaacagtatgGCTTTTGCAGGCGGCAGAGACACTACGCGTCTCATACAGGTGGTGCAGTGGGTGCAAGCAGCGTTCTCCTGATTCTTCCTGAAGAGTTGGACTCTGAAGCTGAAGATACTGTGGCAGTGGCACCACCTAGAGGAGTAATTGTTAGCATTATCTGTAACATGCAATCTGTTTCCCTCAACAGCACTGCCTTAAAGATCGCAAGGGAATTCGATCAAGAAAAAAGGGCACAGTGTGTagattaa